In Halobaculum sp. XH14, a single genomic region encodes these proteins:
- a CDS encoding trimeric intracellular cation channel family protein, with protein MNTVGLVAFALVGAAKAIREGFDLFGVAVVGLATAFAGGATRDVLVGRIPLALQSTGEMALGLLGVGLALGLSVVLDSPDDHAVTRVADAVGLAAFTTAGAIVAVEFGLPTFGVVAVATINAVGGGAFADLLLDRSPFILFEDFYASCAVLGGGTHVLVTGLGGAAGTAAATCAAVTVLVRLAAVRFDWRLPTATTLGSGGETVEENR; from the coding sequence ATGAACACGGTCGGACTCGTCGCGTTCGCGCTGGTCGGCGCGGCCAAGGCGATCCGCGAGGGGTTCGACCTGTTCGGGGTCGCCGTCGTCGGCCTCGCGACCGCGTTCGCCGGCGGCGCGACCCGCGACGTGCTCGTCGGTCGCATCCCGCTGGCGCTGCAGTCGACCGGCGAGATGGCCCTCGGGCTGCTGGGGGTGGGGCTGGCGCTCGGACTGAGCGTCGTGCTCGACTCGCCGGACGACCACGCCGTCACCCGCGTCGCCGACGCCGTGGGGCTCGCGGCGTTCACGACGGCCGGGGCCATCGTGGCGGTCGAGTTCGGTCTCCCGACGTTCGGCGTCGTCGCCGTCGCCACCATCAACGCGGTCGGCGGCGGCGCGTTCGCCGACCTGCTGCTCGACCGGTCGCCGTTCATCCTGTTCGAGGATTTCTACGCGAGCTGTGCGGTGCTCGGCGGCGGGACGCACGTGCTCGTGACGGGGCTGGGCGGAGCCGCCGGCACCGCCGCGGCGACGTGTGCGGCGGTGACGGTGCTGGTCCGGCTGGCGGCGGTCCGCTTCGACTGGCGGCTCCCGACGGCGACGACGCTCGGCTCCGGCGGCGAGACGGTCGAGGAGAACCGGTAG
- a CDS encoding mandelate racemase/muconate lactonizing enzyme family protein — protein MSRNYESLHDPNAEYTMRELSAESMDVRAKRGGGRDVEITDVQCTMVDGNFPWTLVRVYTDAGIVGTGEAYWGAGVPELVERMTPFVVGENPLDIDRLYEHLIQKMSGEGSVEGVTVTAISGIEIALHDLAGKILDLPAYQLLGGKYRDSVRVYCDCHTEEEADPEACADEAERVVEDLGYDALKFDLDVPSGYEKDRANRHLRPGEIRHKAEIVETVTERVKDRADVAFDCHWTFSGGSAKRLANAIEEYDVWWLEDPVPPENLEVQEEVTKSTVTPITVGENRYRVTEERRLIENGAVDIIAPDLPKVGGMRETRKIADVANQYYVPVAMHNVASPVATMASAHVGAAVPNALAVEYHSYELGWWADLVEEDVIEGGSIEIPEEPGLGVTLDMDAVEAHMVEGETLFDPA, from the coding sequence ATGAGCCGGAACTACGAGTCGCTCCACGACCCGAACGCGGAGTACACGATGCGGGAGCTCTCCGCGGAGTCGATGGACGTGCGGGCGAAACGCGGCGGCGGCCGCGACGTGGAGATCACGGACGTGCAGTGTACGATGGTGGACGGCAACTTCCCGTGGACGCTCGTGCGCGTCTACACCGACGCCGGCATCGTCGGCACCGGCGAGGCGTACTGGGGCGCGGGCGTCCCCGAACTCGTCGAGCGCATGACGCCGTTCGTCGTCGGCGAGAACCCGCTCGACATCGACCGCCTGTACGAGCACCTGATCCAGAAGATGTCCGGCGAGGGCTCCGTCGAGGGCGTCACCGTGACGGCCATCTCCGGCATCGAGATCGCGCTCCACGACCTCGCGGGCAAGATCCTCGACCTCCCCGCCTACCAGCTGCTCGGCGGGAAGTACCGCGACTCGGTCCGGGTGTACTGTGACTGCCACACCGAGGAGGAGGCCGACCCCGAGGCCTGCGCGGACGAGGCCGAACGCGTCGTCGAGGACCTGGGCTACGACGCGCTGAAGTTCGACCTCGACGTTCCCTCCGGGTATGAGAAGGACCGCGCGAACCGCCACCTCCGCCCGGGCGAGATCCGGCACAAGGCAGAGATCGTCGAGACAGTCACCGAGCGCGTGAAGGACCGCGCGGACGTCGCGTTCGACTGCCACTGGACGTTCTCGGGCGGGTCGGCCAAGCGCCTGGCGAACGCCATCGAGGAGTACGACGTCTGGTGGCTCGAGGACCCCGTCCCGCCGGAGAACCTGGAGGTACAGGAGGAGGTCACCAAGTCCACCGTGACGCCCATCACGGTCGGGGAGAACCGCTATCGCGTCACCGAGGAGCGCCGCCTGATCGAGAACGGCGCGGTCGACATCATCGCGCCCGACCTCCCGAAGGTCGGCGGGATGCGCGAGACCCGGAAGATCGCCGACGTGGCGAACCAGTACTACGTCCCGGTCGCCATGCACAACGTCGCCTCGCCGGTGGCGACGATGGCCTCCGCACACGTCGGCGCGGCCGTCCCCAACGCGCTCGCCGTCGAGTACCACAGCTACGAGCTCGGCTGGTGGGCGGACCTGGTCGAGGAGGACGTCATCGAGGGGGGCTCCATCGAGATCCCCGAGGAGCCGGGGCTCGGCGTGACGCTCGACATGGACGCCGTCGAGGCGCACATGGTCGAGGGCGAGACGCTGTTCGATCCGGCATAG
- a CDS encoding Glu/Leu/Phe/Val family dehydrogenase, with protein sequence MSGEANPFESLQEQVDDAAAYLDVSGDVLERLKHPERVLELNLSVDLDDGSVGRFRAFRSEFNGDRGPYKGGIRYHPGVSRDEVKALSGWMVYKCAVVDIPYGGGKGGIDVDPAEYSAAELERITRSFAEELRPFIGEDTDIPAPDVNTGQREMNWIKDTYETLENTTEPGVVTGKSLESGGSEGRVEATGRSTMLTAREAFDYLGKEMEGADVAVQGYGNAGHIAAYLLEDLGADVVAVSDSSGAIYHEHGFDTRDVKEHKNETGSVTGYGGADEQFSNEDLLTFDVDLLVPAALENAVDGDLARDVRADVVVEAANGPLTPDADDVLTERDVAVFPDILANAGGVTVSYFEWVQNRQRFYWSEERVNDELETQIVSAFEDLIDCYEALDVPNFRTAAYVVAIQRVVDAYMDNGNWP encoded by the coding sequence ATGTCAGGCGAGGCCAACCCCTTCGAGAGCCTGCAAGAGCAGGTCGACGACGCGGCGGCGTATCTCGACGTGAGCGGCGACGTCCTCGAGCGCCTGAAACACCCCGAGCGGGTGCTCGAACTCAACCTCTCGGTCGACCTCGACGACGGCTCAGTTGGGCGGTTCCGGGCGTTCCGCTCGGAGTTCAACGGCGACCGCGGACCGTACAAGGGCGGCATCCGGTACCACCCGGGCGTCAGCCGCGACGAGGTGAAGGCGCTCTCGGGGTGGATGGTGTACAAGTGCGCCGTCGTCGACATCCCCTACGGCGGCGGGAAGGGCGGCATCGACGTCGACCCGGCGGAGTACTCGGCGGCCGAACTCGAACGCATTACGCGCTCGTTCGCCGAGGAGTTGCGCCCGTTCATCGGCGAGGACACGGACATCCCGGCGCCGGACGTCAACACCGGCCAGCGAGAGATGAACTGGATCAAGGACACCTACGAGACGCTGGAGAACACCACGGAGCCGGGCGTCGTCACCGGGAAGTCGCTCGAATCGGGCGGCAGCGAGGGGCGCGTCGAGGCGACGGGACGCTCGACGATGCTCACCGCGCGCGAGGCGTTCGACTACCTCGGCAAGGAGATGGAGGGCGCCGACGTCGCCGTCCAGGGGTACGGCAACGCCGGCCACATCGCCGCCTACCTCCTCGAGGACCTCGGCGCGGACGTCGTCGCCGTCTCTGACTCCTCGGGCGCGATCTACCACGAGCACGGGTTCGACACCCGCGACGTGAAGGAACACAAGAACGAGACGGGGTCGGTCACGGGTTACGGGGGCGCCGACGAGCAGTTCTCCAACGAGGACCTGCTCACGTTCGACGTGGACCTGCTCGTTCCCGCGGCCCTGGAGAACGCCGTCGACGGCGACCTGGCGCGCGACGTGCGGGCCGACGTCGTCGTCGAGGCCGCGAACGGGCCGCTCACGCCCGACGCCGACGACGTGCTCACCGAGCGCGACGTGGCCGTGTTTCCGGACATCCTCGCCAACGCGGGCGGCGTCACCGTCTCCTACTTCGAGTGGGTGCAGAACCGCCAGCGCTTCTACTGGAGCGAGGAGCGCGTCAACGACGAACTGGAGACCCAGATCGTCTCGGCGTTCGAGGACCTGATCGACTGTTACGAGGCGCTCGACGTGCCGAACTTCCGGACCGCGGCCTACGTGGTGGCGATCCAGCGCGTGGTGGACGCGTACATGGACAACGGCAACTGGCCCTAG
- a CDS encoding DUF7504 family protein — protein sequence MSPVTRLEESRFISDDRPSVAVVRSVASTLEVNPTDVPIVSNVVDPEALDAVVEGEPTTSVTVPLAGLSVTVNGSMEVVVRDPGFRATLERLRRAPSNVLVLGTPEIPLDRVLWSDPFVERGGNRGPLVTVVPAESGAATGTHVPGTRSRVAVVIVGDFVRSRTSEPDSAPETPENLTIRSIGRPSDLTALGLSVHEQLSVWADADRPTTVRVSAIEQLLDEVETARLFRFLHLLVGRVRLDGGRGRYFVDPERVDRTALRTLEPLFDAVVTVEENGDRTIEVHDPTVTAGVDGTDLRLG from the coding sequence ATGTCGCCCGTGACCCGGCTAGAGGAGAGTCGGTTCATCTCCGACGACCGGCCGAGCGTCGCGGTCGTCCGGAGCGTCGCCAGCACGCTGGAGGTGAATCCGACCGACGTGCCGATCGTCTCGAACGTCGTCGACCCCGAGGCGCTCGACGCGGTCGTCGAGGGGGAGCCGACCACGAGCGTCACCGTCCCCCTGGCCGGGCTCTCCGTGACGGTGAACGGCTCGATGGAGGTCGTCGTCCGCGATCCCGGCTTCCGAGCGACCCTGGAGCGGTTACGCCGCGCGCCCTCGAACGTCCTCGTCCTCGGAACGCCTGAGATCCCGCTGGATCGGGTGCTGTGGTCCGACCCGTTCGTGGAGCGAGGGGGCAACCGGGGGCCACTCGTCACGGTGGTTCCGGCGGAGTCGGGTGCGGCCACCGGCACCCACGTCCCGGGGACGCGGTCCAGGGTGGCCGTCGTCATCGTCGGCGACTTCGTCCGGTCGAGAACGTCGGAGCCGGATTCGGCGCCCGAGACCCCGGAGAACCTGACGATCCGGTCGATCGGGCGGCCCTCCGACCTCACTGCGCTCGGACTGTCCGTCCACGAACAGCTCTCCGTCTGGGCCGACGCGGACCGGCCGACGACTGTCCGCGTCTCCGCCATCGAACAGCTGCTCGACGAGGTCGAGACGGCCCGGCTGTTCCGGTTCCTGCACCTCCTCGTCGGGCGCGTCCGGCTCGACGGGGGCCGCGGTCGCTACTTCGTGGACCCCGAGCGGGTCGACCGGACGGCGCTGCGAACGCTGGAGCCGCTGTTCGACGCCGTCGTCACGGTCGAGGAGAACGGCGACCGGACGATCGAGGTCCACGACCCGACCGTCACCGCCGGGGTCGACGGCACCGACCTGCGGCTCGGGTAG
- a CDS encoding PH domain-containing protein has protein sequence MASPSTDDSLPDDSLPDGFDWLTLDPDEDVVWTGIPHKLSLVPALVVGVPLSVVVVGIPIIVSAYLSRENTEYVLTTDALYKKRGILSRDVKRIGFEKVQDTSYSQGFFGTQFGYGTVEISTAGGSGVELSFDNVPEPKRVQELVNERIRTREGGRTDGETKSDVLSDILAELRAIRTVVEGDAVDGDAVGADATDGAATDEDATDTEVAEATDSFDYPDAEE, from the coding sequence ATGGCTTCACCCTCCACGGACGACTCGCTCCCGGATGACTCGCTTCCGGACGGATTCGATTGGCTAACCCTCGACCCCGACGAGGACGTCGTCTGGACCGGCATCCCGCACAAGCTCAGCCTGGTCCCCGCGCTCGTCGTCGGGGTCCCGCTGTCGGTGGTCGTCGTCGGCATCCCGATCATCGTCTCGGCGTACCTCAGCCGCGAGAACACCGAGTACGTGCTGACGACCGACGCGCTGTACAAGAAGCGGGGCATCCTCTCGCGTGACGTGAAGCGGATCGGCTTCGAGAAGGTCCAGGACACCTCCTACTCGCAGGGCTTTTTCGGCACCCAGTTCGGCTACGGCACCGTCGAAATCTCGACCGCCGGCGGCTCGGGCGTCGAACTCAGCTTCGACAACGTGCCCGAACCCAAGCGGGTACAGGAGCTCGTGAACGAGCGCATCCGCACCCGCGAGGGGGGACGGACCGACGGGGAGACGAAATCCGACGTGCTCTCGGACATCCTCGCCGAACTGCGGGCGATCCGGACGGTGGTCGAGGGTGACGCCGTCGATGGCGACGCCGTCGGGGCGGACGCGACCGACGGAGCGGCGACGGACGAGGACGCGACCGACACCGAGGTGGCGGAGGCGACCGACTCCTTCGACTACCCGGACGCGGAGGAATGA
- a CDS encoding acetamidase/formamidase family protein codes for MQQDGVAADGYTVDHRLSDAEGNIHRAWDNSLDPVLTVESGEVVRFECRDAVDRQIDVETTAEDVPDVSFDPVHPLTGPVYVEDADPGDVLEVELLDLQHKGWGYNTFFPGEMGLGLLPEEFDEPGIHVWDLQGDVGKFVNGIEVPLDPFPGVIGNAPANAGEHDTLPPRDVGGNMDVKHMTAGSTVYLPVEVEGALFSTGDCHAAQGDGEVCVTGVEAPMFVTARFSVRTDMDVEQPQLHTGGPFTPTGADEPMYATTGIDPDLMEATRKATRHMIDHLHEHRGLTRGEAYLLCSAAMDLKISEVVDAPNWTVTAYVADGIFPE; via the coding sequence ATGCAACAAGATGGCGTCGCGGCGGACGGCTACACGGTCGACCATCGACTCTCGGACGCGGAGGGGAACATCCATCGGGCGTGGGACAACTCGCTGGACCCGGTGCTCACCGTCGAGTCCGGCGAGGTCGTCCGGTTCGAGTGCCGTGACGCGGTCGACCGCCAGATCGACGTGGAGACGACCGCCGAGGACGTGCCGGACGTCTCGTTCGATCCGGTCCACCCGCTCACCGGACCGGTGTACGTCGAGGACGCCGACCCCGGGGACGTCCTCGAGGTCGAACTGCTCGACCTCCAGCACAAGGGCTGGGGGTACAACACGTTCTTCCCGGGCGAGATGGGGCTCGGGCTGCTCCCCGAGGAGTTCGACGAGCCTGGCATTCACGTCTGGGACCTCCAGGGCGACGTGGGGAAGTTCGTGAACGGGATCGAGGTTCCGCTCGACCCGTTCCCGGGCGTCATCGGCAACGCCCCGGCCAACGCAGGCGAACACGACACGCTCCCGCCCCGTGACGTCGGCGGCAACATGGACGTCAAGCACATGACCGCGGGATCGACCGTCTACCTCCCGGTCGAGGTGGAGGGCGCGCTGTTCTCGACGGGCGACTGTCACGCCGCCCAGGGCGACGGCGAGGTGTGTGTCACGGGCGTCGAAGCGCCGATGTTCGTCACCGCGCGCTTCTCGGTCAGGACCGACATGGACGTCGAGCAGCCCCAGCTGCACACGGGCGGGCCGTTCACGCCGACCGGCGCGGACGAGCCGATGTACGCGACGACCGGCATCGACCCGGACCTCATGGAGGCGACGCGGAAGGCGACCAGGCACATGATCGATCACCTGCACGAGCATCGTGGGCTGACGCGTGGCGAGGCGTACCTGCTCTGCTCGGCGGCGATGGACCTGAAGATCAGCGAGGTCGTCGACGCGCCCAACTGGACCGTCACGGCCTACGTCGCGGACGGCATCTTCCCGGAGTGA
- a CDS encoding MaoC family dehydratase, whose translation MAGKYYEEFEVGETIEHEKRRTVSERDNQAFCDMTMNQQPLHLDADLAADTRFGERLVNGIYTMALATGLSIPDTTDGTIVANLSYDDVEHPNPVFHGDTIYARSTVLDKRETSDGERGVVTMRVEAFTVGDGDAEADGGGGDGSDGDAEDDTLVCEFERTVLSLKRENAE comes from the coding sequence ATGGCCGGGAAGTACTACGAGGAGTTCGAGGTCGGCGAGACCATCGAGCACGAGAAGCGCCGCACGGTGAGCGAGCGCGACAACCAGGCGTTCTGCGACATGACGATGAACCAGCAGCCGCTCCACCTCGACGCCGACTTAGCCGCCGACACGCGGTTCGGCGAGCGACTCGTCAACGGCATCTACACGATGGCGCTGGCGACCGGGCTCTCGATCCCGGACACGACCGACGGCACCATCGTCGCCAACCTCTCGTACGACGACGTCGAGCACCCGAACCCGGTGTTTCACGGCGACACGATCTACGCGCGCTCGACCGTGCTCGACAAGCGCGAGACGAGCGACGGCGAGCGCGGGGTCGTCACCATGCGCGTCGAGGCGTTCACGGTCGGCGACGGCGACGCGGAGGCTGACGGCGGCGGCGGTGACGGCTCCGACGGCGACGCGGAGGACGACACGCTCGTCTGTGAGTTCGAGCGGACGGTGCTCAGCCTGAAGCGCGAGAACGCCGAGTGA
- a CDS encoding HAD family hydrolase, with translation MDLYDRLYELYAEFDTETLRAYREFVDLFPPLGSRVALDRWDEANGALAERHAGIEAAFEDGDVLASIAQRADREAAFTALDLRGKYGRAVNALVLDVDETLRSAGDTDNEIPRETLHLLTEFAENGVPLVICTGQTLENVKGFLVQGLGSELVHSGDVSVVYEAGAGVFTPGRGADTKRLLYDDLDGDVRGVVDDVRSRVLREAPESVRRGCHLQGNEFNVTLKPNYETGSDRADEVIDGGMAHLLALVGEAAAERLDGGGTDAGGDGGTLDGPAAARAFYADADPEIEASLRRAGAGIPDEVDSDAAALFERLEVALYRADAAELAASDLDKAAGVRAGLDALGVDDPFVCVMGDSKSDLRPMRWATETGSGIAAAPAHSSESVLEHVRSTDDLVFAPGGADEILRTVYALNRLAGLE, from the coding sequence GTGGACCTGTACGACCGGCTGTACGAACTGTACGCGGAGTTCGACACCGAGACGCTGCGCGCCTACCGGGAGTTCGTCGACCTGTTCCCGCCGCTCGGCTCCCGCGTCGCGCTCGACCGCTGGGACGAGGCCAACGGGGCGCTCGCGGAGCGACACGCCGGCATCGAGGCGGCGTTCGAGGACGGCGACGTCCTCGCGTCCATCGCCCAGCGGGCCGACCGGGAGGCCGCCTTCACCGCGCTCGACCTCCGGGGGAAGTACGGCCGCGCGGTCAACGCGCTCGTGCTCGACGTGGACGAGACGCTCCGCTCGGCGGGCGATACGGACAACGAGATCCCCCGCGAGACGCTCCACCTGCTGACCGAGTTCGCGGAGAACGGCGTCCCGCTCGTCATCTGCACCGGCCAGACGCTGGAGAACGTGAAGGGCTTTCTCGTGCAGGGGCTCGGGAGCGAACTCGTCCACTCGGGCGACGTGTCGGTCGTCTACGAGGCCGGCGCGGGCGTGTTCACGCCCGGTCGCGGCGCGGACACGAAGCGCCTGCTGTACGACGACCTCGACGGGGACGTCCGCGGCGTCGTCGACGACGTCCGCTCGCGCGTGCTCCGCGAGGCACCGGAGTCGGTCCGTCGCGGCTGTCACCTCCAGGGAAACGAGTTCAACGTCACGCTGAAGCCGAACTACGAGACCGGAAGCGACCGCGCGGACGAGGTGATCGACGGCGGGATGGCCCACCTGCTCGCGCTCGTCGGCGAGGCGGCCGCGGAGCGACTCGACGGCGGGGGGACGGACGCCGGGGGCGACGGCGGAACGCTCGACGGCCCGGCCGCCGCCCGCGCGTTCTACGCGGACGCCGACCCCGAGATCGAGGCGTCGCTCCGGCGTGCCGGCGCCGGGATCCCCGACGAGGTCGACTCCGACGCGGCCGCGCTGTTCGAACGCCTGGAGGTCGCGCTGTACCGCGCCGACGCGGCGGAACTGGCCGCGAGCGACCTCGACAAGGCCGCGGGCGTCCGGGCCGGACTGGACGCGCTCGGCGTCGACGACCCGTTCGTCTGCGTGATGGGCGACAGCAAGTCCGACCTGCGGCCGATGCGGTGGGCGACCGAGACGGGGTCGGGGATCGCGGCCGCCCCGGCCCACTCCTCCGAATCGGTGCTCGAGCACGTCCGCTCGACGGACGACCTCGTGTTCGCGCCGGGCGGTGCCGACGAGATCCTCCGGACGGTGTACGCGCTGAACCGGCTGGCCGGCCTGGAGTAA
- a CDS encoding MOSC domain-containing protein, whose amino-acid sequence MDPHVEALFTAPEDSAPMVRYDRVECVEGGIEGDRYLLGTGYYSPFDVCEVTFVAAEAVDEIREAFDLDLTDGRHRRNVVLRGVGTDELHDLLGAKFRIGGATFRGTRPRPPCAHVEQVAGEKGVARALKERRGGICVDVLDAGPLSVGDELDLLEPDARGMGERIVDRLRGDGGE is encoded by the coding sequence ATGGATCCCCACGTAGAGGCGCTGTTCACCGCGCCGGAGGACTCGGCCCCCATGGTCCGGTACGACCGGGTCGAGTGCGTCGAGGGCGGCATCGAGGGGGACCGCTACCTGCTCGGGACCGGCTACTACTCGCCGTTCGACGTCTGTGAGGTCACCTTCGTCGCGGCCGAGGCCGTCGACGAGATCCGCGAGGCGTTCGACCTCGACCTCACCGACGGCCGCCACCGCCGGAACGTCGTCCTCCGCGGCGTCGGCACCGACGAACTCCACGACCTGCTCGGCGCTAAGTTCCGGATCGGCGGGGCGACGTTCCGCGGGACGCGACCCCGACCGCCGTGCGCGCACGTCGAGCAGGTCGCGGGGGAGAAGGGCGTCGCGCGGGCGCTGAAGGAGCGCCGGGGCGGCATCTGTGTGGACGTGCTCGATGCGGGCCCCTTATCGGTCGGCGACGAACTCGACCTGCTGGAACCCGACGCCCGCGGGATGGGCGAGCGTATCGTCGACCGACTGCGCGGCGACGGCGGCGAGTAG
- a CDS encoding HpcH/HpaI aldolase/citrate lyase family protein → MVRRSVLFSPGDRPELMRKAPSAGADTIVFDLEDAVAPARKEEARTAVRDVLADPAFDPDAEVCVRVSGVDAYGDLEALADEGPGNFDAVMLPKTESADAVDHLANQLREHDCDVPVLALVETARGVLNAAGIADADATDALLFGAEDLSADVGATRTTEGTEVLYAREKVVVAAAAAGVDAVDTVFTEFEDADGLREETEFAAGLGYDGKMAIHPAQVPVINEAFTPAESDVEWAERVLAAREEAAAADRGVFEVEGEMIDAPLVAQAERILEYARLADERGTGERNGDE, encoded by the coding sequence ATGGTGAGACGCAGCGTCCTCTTTTCCCCCGGCGACCGCCCGGAACTCATGCGAAAGGCGCCGAGCGCGGGCGCGGACACGATCGTCTTCGACCTCGAGGACGCCGTCGCGCCGGCGCGGAAGGAGGAGGCCCGCACCGCGGTCCGCGACGTGCTCGCCGACCCGGCGTTCGACCCCGACGCCGAGGTGTGCGTCCGCGTCAGCGGGGTCGACGCGTACGGCGACCTGGAGGCGCTGGCGGACGAGGGGCCGGGGAACTTCGACGCGGTGATGCTCCCGAAAACCGAGTCCGCCGACGCGGTCGACCACCTCGCGAATCAGTTGCGGGAACACGACTGCGACGTGCCGGTCCTGGCGCTGGTCGAGACCGCCCGGGGGGTGCTGAACGCCGCCGGGATCGCGGACGCCGACGCGACCGACGCCCTGCTGTTCGGCGCGGAGGACCTCTCTGCCGACGTCGGCGCGACGCGGACGACGGAGGGAACGGAGGTGCTGTACGCCCGCGAGAAGGTCGTCGTCGCGGCCGCGGCCGCCGGCGTCGACGCCGTCGACACCGTGTTCACGGAGTTCGAGGACGCCGATGGCCTGCGGGAGGAGACCGAGTTCGCGGCGGGGCTGGGCTACGACGGGAAGATGGCGATCCACCCCGCGCAGGTGCCGGTCATCAACGAGGCGTTCACGCCCGCCGAGTCCGACGTCGAGTGGGCCGAGCGCGTGCTGGCCGCGCGCGAGGAGGCGGCCGCCGCTGATCGCGGCGTGTTCGAGGTCGAGGGGGAGATGATCGACGCGCCGCTGGTCGCGCAGGCCGAGCGGATCCTGGAGTACGCGCGGCTGGCGGACGAGCGAGGAACCGGCGAACGGAACGGCGACGAATAG
- the gdhB gene encoding glutamate dehydrogenase GdhB, with protein MSTGTADTTEQESTDGDATPADGPEEPETALETARRQLEHAAAHLDVDPGVIERLKHPTTVHRVAVPLEHDDGSVEVYTGYRAQHDDVRGPYKGGLRYHPHVSEEECVGLSMWMTWKCAVMDLPFGGGKGGVVVDPRELSDGEKERLTRRFSEELRKFVGPKKDIPAPDMGTDSQTMAWFMDAYSMQEGETIPGVVTGKPPVVGGSEGREEAPGRSVALVTREAADYFDYDLEGLTVAVQGYGSVGANAARLLDDWGADVVAISDTGGAIHDPDGLDTHAVPSFAEKQNAVTEHDAPELLEDGNDVLELDVDVLVPAAVGNVITTENAADVDADIVVEGANGPTTFAADAILAERGVHVIPDILANAGGVTVSYFEWLQDINRRTWTLEEVNEELESEMLSAWDDVRREVEARDVTWRDAAYIVALDRIAEAKSVRGLWP; from the coding sequence ATGTCAACCGGAACTGCAGACACGACCGAACAGGAGTCGACCGACGGCGACGCGACGCCGGCCGACGGGCCCGAGGAGCCCGAGACGGCCCTGGAGACCGCTCGCCGGCAGCTCGAACACGCGGCCGCACACCTCGACGTCGACCCCGGCGTCATTGAGCGCCTGAAGCACCCGACGACGGTCCACCGCGTCGCGGTGCCCCTCGAACACGACGACGGCAGCGTCGAGGTGTACACCGGCTACCGCGCCCAGCACGACGACGTGCGCGGCCCGTACAAGGGCGGCCTGCGCTACCACCCGCACGTCAGCGAGGAGGAGTGCGTCGGCCTCTCGATGTGGATGACCTGGAAGTGTGCCGTGATGGACCTCCCGTTCGGCGGCGGCAAGGGCGGCGTCGTCGTCGACCCCCGCGAACTCAGCGACGGGGAGAAGGAGCGACTCACGCGCCGGTTCTCGGAGGAGCTCCGCAAGTTCGTCGGCCCGAAGAAGGACATCCCCGCGCCCGACATGGGCACCGACTCCCAGACGATGGCGTGGTTCATGGACGCCTACTCGATGCAGGAAGGCGAGACCATCCCCGGCGTCGTCACGGGCAAGCCGCCGGTCGTCGGCGGCAGCGAGGGCCGCGAGGAGGCGCCCGGCCGCAGCGTCGCGCTCGTCACCCGCGAGGCGGCCGACTACTTCGACTACGATCTCGAGGGCCTCACGGTCGCGGTGCAGGGGTACGGCTCGGTCGGTGCCAACGCGGCGCGCCTGCTCGACGACTGGGGCGCGGACGTCGTCGCCATCTCGGACACCGGCGGCGCCATCCACGACCCCGACGGACTCGACACCCACGCCGTCCCCTCGTTCGCCGAAAAGCAGAACGCCGTCACCGAACACGACGCGCCCGAACTGCTGGAGGACGGGAACGACGTCCTCGAACTTGACGTCGACGTCCTCGTTCCCGCGGCCGTCGGCAACGTCATCACCACCGAGAACGCGGCCGACGTCGACGCGGACATCGTCGTCGAGGGCGCGAACGGCCCGACGACGTTCGCGGCCGACGCCATCCTCGCCGAGCGCGGCGTCCACGTCATCCCCGACATCCTCGCCAACGCTGGCGGGGTCACCGTCTCCTACTTCGAGTGGCTCCAGGACATCAACCGGCGCACCTGGACGCTCGAAGAAGTGAACGAGGAGCTCGAATCCGAAATGCTCTCGGCGTGGGACGACGTCCGCCGCGAGGTCGAAGCGCGCGACGTGACGTGGCGCGACGCGGCCTACATCGTCGCGCTCGACCGCATCGCGGAGGCCAAGAGCGTCCGCGGCCTCTGGCCGTAA